The following are encoded together in the Campylobacter devanensis genome:
- the fumC gene encoding class II fumarate hydratase: MDFRIEKDTMGEIKVPNDKYWGAQTERSLENFKIGKGTMPSEVIEGFAYLKKACAIVNNKLGRLDDAKTKAISQACDEVLAGKLDGNFPLVVWQTGSGTQSNMNLNEVIANRSTEILGEDFRSKKLIHPNDDVNKGQSSNDTYPTAMRIAFVLELQKQLFPAIDKLLATLEAKSKEFANIVKIGRTHLQDATPLTLGQEFSGYAHMLKASKDQILATIPFLEELAIGGTAVGTGLNSHPDFSPMVSEVLNEITKTEFKFKSHPNKFHGLTSHDAEVFLSGALNGLGANLMKIANDIRWLASGPRCGIGEINIPENEPGSSIMPGKVNPTQCEAVTMVAVQVAGNHVSVAMGASQGNFELNVFKPVIAHNILESIRLLSDSMVSFNDHCAIGITANEAKIDKLLHESLMLVTALNPHIGYENAAKIAKTAHKNGTTLKEEAINLGLLTAAQFDEWVKPEDMTAPKK, translated from the coding sequence ATGGATTTTCGCATTGAAAAAGACACAATGGGCGAGATCAAGGTGCCTAATGACAAGTATTGGGGAGCTCAAACCGAGAGAAGTTTAGAAAATTTCAAAATTGGCAAAGGCACAATGCCAAGTGAGGTTATAGAGGGTTTTGCCTATCTTAAAAAGGCTTGCGCTATCGTAAATAACAAACTTGGTCGCTTAGATGATGCTAAAACAAAGGCTATTTCTCAAGCTTGCGATGAGGTACTAGCCGGTAAATTAGATGGCAATTTCCCGCTTGTAGTATGGCAAACAGGTAGCGGAACTCAATCAAATATGAATTTAAACGAAGTTATCGCTAACCGCTCTACTGAGATTTTGGGTGAGGATTTTAGAAGTAAAAAGCTAATTCATCCAAATGATGATGTAAATAAAGGTCAAAGCTCAAATGATACTTATCCGACAGCTATGAGAATTGCCTTTGTTTTAGAACTTCAAAAACAGCTTTTCCCAGCTATTGATAAGCTTTTAGCTACACTTGAAGCAAAGAGCAAAGAGTTTGCTAATATCGTTAAAATCGGTAGAACTCACCTACAAGATGCTACGCCTTTAACCTTAGGTCAAGAGTTTAGCGGATATGCTCACATGTTAAAAGCTAGTAAAGATCAAATTCTAGCTACTATTCCATTTTTAGAAGAGCTTGCTATTGGTGGAACAGCCGTAGGAACAGGGCTAAATAGCCATCCAGATTTTAGTCCTATGGTGAGTGAAGTTTTAAATGAGATAACTAAAACTGAGTTTAAATTTAAATCTCATCCAAATAAATTTCACGGCCTTACAAGCCACGATGCTGAAGTATTTTTAAGTGGTGCTTTAAATGGTCTTGGGGCAAATTTAATGAAAATCGCAAATGATATCAGATGGTTAGCAAGTGGCCCAAGATGCGGTATCGGCGAAATAAATATCCCTGAAAACGAGCCAGGAAGCTCTATTATGCCAGGTAAAGTCAATCCTACTCAATGTGAGGCCGTGACCATGGTAGCAGTCCAAGTAGCAGGCAATCATGTAAGCGTAGCAATGGGTGCATCTCAAGGTAATTTTGAGTTAAATGTATTTAAACCTGTAATTGCTCACAATATTTTAGAGAGCATTAGATTGCTAAGTGATTCTATGGTTAGCTTTAATGACCATTGCGCTATTGGAATCACCGCAAATGAAGCTAAAATCGATAAACTTCTTCACGAAAGCCTTATGCTTGTAACTGCTCTAAATCCACATATCGGATATGAAAATGCTGCTAAAATAGCTAAAACAGCTCACAAAAATGGCACAACCTTAAAAGAAGAAGCTATAAATTTAGGTCTTTTGACAGCTGCTCAGTTTGATGAGTGGGTAAAACCTGAAGATATGACCGCTCCTAAGAAATAG